The proteins below are encoded in one region of Bombus vancouverensis nearcticus chromosome 8, iyBomVanc1_principal, whole genome shotgun sequence:
- the LOC117159619 gene encoding N-acetylneuraminate lyase isoform X1 — MPKVSFNYKGLITPVFTPFNNDSARTLNLSIIPQYADHLAKKKVTGVLVNGTTGEGPSMTTSERKLVAEAWANAVKTTKQHLMIQVGGTSLPDVLELAKHAENVKADSILCLPELYFSPSTSEQLKDYLKLVGSAAPNTPLLYYHIPSLTNVDVHMAQFLESVGEEEIPTFVGIKFTSSSLDEGAQAFHVTNDKFAVFLGNDQLITAACALGMNSFITTGSNMFSEIVLETLAAGLAGNVMKGRETQQRLTNAVMNVSKYGTWVETMKTAMTLLTGINPGPPRAPLKPLSVQTVASMAKDLQNLGFNVKL, encoded by the exons ATGCCG AAAGTATCGTTCAACTATAAGGGACTGATCACCCCAGTATTTACACCCTTTAATAACGACAG cGCAAGAACCTTAAACTTGTCGATTATACCGCAATATGCCGACCATTTGGCGAAGAAAAAAGTCACCGGTGTTCTTG TAAATGGAACGACCGGGGAAGGCCCATCCATGACTACGAGCGAAAGAAAACTGGTTGCCGAGGCGTGGGCAAATGCCGTCAAAACAACGAAGCAACATTTGATGATTCAAGTGGGCGGTACATCTCTTCCTGATGTTCTTGAACTT GCAAAACACGCTGAAAACGTTAAAGCAGATTCCATTCTCTGTCTACCGGAGTTATACTTCAGCCCAAGCACTTCTGAGCAATTGAAGGATTATTTGAAGCTAGTCGGTTCGGCAGCTCCAAATACACCGCTTCTGTATTATCATATTCCGAGCTTGACTAACGTCGATG TGCATATGGCGCAGTTTCTTGAATCTGTCGGCGAGGAAGAGATACCAACTTTCGTAGGAATAAAATTCACAAGTTCTAGCTTAGACGAAGGTGCTCAAGCTTTTCATGTTACCAACGATAAATTCGCCGTATTCCTTGGAAACGATCAG TTGATAACCGCTGCTTGTGCATTAGGAATGAATTCCTTTATAACAACAGGTTCGAATATGTTCTCCGAAATTGTACTCGAAACTCTTGCAGCCGGTCTTGCAGGAAACGTCATGAAAGGAAGAGAAACGCAACAACGTTTGACAAACGCTGTGATGAATGTATCGAAATAtg GAACCTGGGTAGAAACTATGAAAACAGCAATGACTCTGTTAACGGGCATCAATCCTGGACCTCCACGTGCGCCTCTGAAACCTTTGTCTGTTCAAACTGTAGCATCAATGGCGAAAGatttacaaaatttaggatttaATGTAAAACTCTAA
- the LOC117159619 gene encoding N-acetylneuraminate lyase isoform X2, with amino-acid sequence MTTSERKLVAEAWANAVKTTKQHLMIQVGGTSLPDVLELAKHAENVKADSILCLPELYFSPSTSEQLKDYLKLVGSAAPNTPLLYYHIPSLTNVDVHMAQFLESVGEEEIPTFVGIKFTSSSLDEGAQAFHVTNDKFAVFLGNDQLITAACALGMNSFITTGSNMFSEIVLETLAAGLAGNVMKGRETQQRLTNAVMNVSKYGTWVETMKTAMTLLTGINPGPPRAPLKPLSVQTVASMAKDLQNLGFNVKL; translated from the exons ATGACTACGAGCGAAAGAAAACTGGTTGCCGAGGCGTGGGCAAATGCCGTCAAAACAACGAAGCAACATTTGATGATTCAAGTGGGCGGTACATCTCTTCCTGATGTTCTTGAACTT GCAAAACACGCTGAAAACGTTAAAGCAGATTCCATTCTCTGTCTACCGGAGTTATACTTCAGCCCAAGCACTTCTGAGCAATTGAAGGATTATTTGAAGCTAGTCGGTTCGGCAGCTCCAAATACACCGCTTCTGTATTATCATATTCCGAGCTTGACTAACGTCGATG TGCATATGGCGCAGTTTCTTGAATCTGTCGGCGAGGAAGAGATACCAACTTTCGTAGGAATAAAATTCACAAGTTCTAGCTTAGACGAAGGTGCTCAAGCTTTTCATGTTACCAACGATAAATTCGCCGTATTCCTTGGAAACGATCAG TTGATAACCGCTGCTTGTGCATTAGGAATGAATTCCTTTATAACAACAGGTTCGAATATGTTCTCCGAAATTGTACTCGAAACTCTTGCAGCCGGTCTTGCAGGAAACGTCATGAAAGGAAGAGAAACGCAACAACGTTTGACAAACGCTGTGATGAATGTATCGAAATAtg GAACCTGGGTAGAAACTATGAAAACAGCAATGACTCTGTTAACGGGCATCAATCCTGGACCTCCACGTGCGCCTCTGAAACCTTTGTCTGTTCAAACTGTAGCATCAATGGCGAAAGatttacaaaatttaggatttaATGTAAAACTCTAA